GGTTGTTCCCCACAGCATGCACAAGATCCGGCACACGCTGTGGACAACGTCGATACGTCAGGTGAGCTCGGCGGTCCTCACCAGGACCATGACCACCGTCGCGAGCAGCACCAGCGCACAGCTGCCGTACTGAATGAGGTTCCGCCGTTCGCGGGGCGCGTGCACCATCGCGTAGCCGACGATGAGACCGCCGGCGAGCCCGCCCACGTGCGCCTGCCACGCGATGTTGGGCCAGAAAATGGTGATCGCCATGTTGATCGCGAGCAGCGCGATGACCGGCCGCATGTCGTAGTTCAGGCGCCGCATCAGGATGGCGGTCGCACCGAACAGACCGAAGATGGCGCCGGACGCTCCGACCGAGGGCTGGTTCGGCTCTGCGAGGAGATACGTCAGTGCGCTGCCGGTGAGACCCGACACGGCGTAGAGCGCGAGGTAGCGGACGCGGCCGAGCGCGGCTTCCAGCGGGCCGCCGATCCACCACAGGCTGAGCATGTTGAACGCGATGTGCATGTAGCTGCTGTGCAGGAACATCGACGTCACCAGGCGGTACCACTGGCCCTCGGCGACGCCTCCGACCGAGCCGTCCGTGACGATGGCTTGGCCCAGCAGAGAGAACCGTTCGGTGAAGCTGTACCCCACCGTCTCCTGCACAAGGAACAGCGCGAGGTTCAACCCGACCAGGACCTTGGTGACCAGGCGCGGGTCGGCGGCGACCGTGCCGCCCGCGACCGTGCGCGGCTGGTTCGCCGTCGGCGCGTGGCCGGTGCCCGATCCGTCACGGACGCACTCGGGGCACTGGAAGCCGACCGAG
The window above is part of the Streptomyces venezuelae genome. Proteins encoded here:
- a CDS encoding rhomboid family intramembrane serine protease is translated as MDQAPGSPKEPQGASGVPSCYRHPDRETGITCTRCERPICPECMISASVGFQCPECVRDGSGTGHAPTANQPRTVAGGTVAADPRLVTKVLVGLNLALFLVQETVGYSFTERFSLLGQAIVTDGSVGGVAEGQWYRLVTSMFLHSSYMHIAFNMLSLWWIGGPLEAALGRVRYLALYAVSGLTGSALTYLLAEPNQPSVGASGAIFGLFGATAILMRRLNYDMRPVIALLAINMAITIFWPNIAWQAHVGGLAGGLIVGYAMVHAPRERRNLIQYGSCALVLLATVVMVLVRTAELT